Genomic window (Procambarus clarkii isolate CNS0578487 chromosome 64, FALCON_Pclarkii_2.0, whole genome shotgun sequence):
ATTTTCTCGGCTGTCACCGACGTTTGAGTCAATGTCGATTAGGTTGGTTCATCATCGATGATGGATCAACCTTGTCCCATCATCGATGTTAATTCAACATAGATAATTTTGAATAAATTTTGGTTCAATATTACTCGACTATGTTAGCAAACTTGGAGAGAGAACGAAAGGGATAATTGGAGGGAAGAAGAAATGGAGTAAATGTGAATAGGAGTGGAGGGGAGAATGGGAAAAAGGAATAGAGAGGGAGATCAATAGTCATAGACCCATACACCACCAGGTTCCCCCCGATCGTGTATTATAAAATCATTCATCATAAGGTTAGATTCCAATCCTTTTCACACTTAGTGTTGCGAGTATGTTTACGAAAATCGCGTACAAAGATACGTATGTATTCGAGGTGAAGCCATATTTATGTATATTTTTAAGTTGTGTTTATATACATATAATGCTTCTCTGTTACACCGAATTTGATAATAGATTTATTTCTCACATTTTCGCTGCAGGAAGTAATGCAACAGCTCATAAGATGTTCCAACCTTAACGACGTCTGGATACTACAGTGATGCATTGTGTTTCACTGTAAATATATGTGATTATAATAGAGACAACTGTGATCATATTCTTTTAGCGTTTAGGCCTTATTTCCCAAGGAAATTTATTTGCCAGTAAACCATCAAGAACGAAGAAGATTAGGAGGTTCAGTAGGAGCGAGACGTCTCCTTCAAGGAGACAGAAGAGGAGAGAGACATTGTCTTATaagagggaaaggagagagacaTCGCCCACAACGGACGAGGTTTGGGGCCAATTTAAAATTCGCTGTGCGTCGAGTCTTGCACAGGTCTGTGGGCATGAATTTATGCGTAAAATTCTtacatttttcatgtatattttggACCATTGCTCAAGAGCTCAGATATGAGGGAACAGAAACGTTCCGTAGATGCCAGCAATGTTGACTGTCGGTTAAATTTGGTGGGAAATGTATAAACTAAATTTTGGATTTTATTGAAACTGTTgtattttattttaatatattttattgaGGGTTTTGAGAAGGTTGGATACGGTCGTCTGTCTCAGGCACCCGTGACCGTGTGTTTTAGTGACACTTCACCTTTATTGATTGTGAAGTGTTGATGATTGTGTCCTCACCGACCTACCTCGCAACGGGCGCCACGCCCTGCCACCACGCCCTGCCACCACGCCCTGCCACCACGCCCTGCCACTACgccctgccaccacaccctgccaccacaccctgccaccacgCCCTGCCACCACGCCCTGCCACCACgccctgccaccacaccctgccaccacaccctgccactacgccctgccaccacaccctaccaccacgcCCTGCCACCACGCCCTGCCACCACGCCCTgccaccacaccctcccaccacaccctgccactacgccctgccaccacaccctaccaccacgcCCTGCCACCACGCCCTGCCACTACGCCCTGCCACCACGCCCTGCCCCCACGCCCTGCCACCACgccctgccaccacaccctgccaccacaccctgccaccacgCCCTGCCACCACGCCCTGCCACCACGCCCTGCCACTTCGCCCTGCCACCACGCCCTGCCACCACGCCCTGCCACCACGCCCTGCcactacaccctgccaccacaccctTCCACTACgccctgccaccacaccctgccaccacaccctgccaccacgCCCTGCCACCACGCCCAGCCACCACgccctgccaccacaccctgccaccacaccctgccaccacgCCCTGCCACCACGCCCTGCCACTACGCCCTGCCACCAAACCCTGCCACCACGCCCTGCCACTACGCCCTGCCACTACGCCCTGCCACCACGCCCTGCCACTACGCcctgccaccacacactgccaccacaacctgccaCCACGCCCTGCCACCACGCCCTGCCACCACgccctgccaccacaccctgccactaCGCCCTGCCACCACGCCCTGCCACTACGCCCTGCCACCACGCCCTGCCACCACGCCCTGCCACCACgccctgccaccacaccctgccaccacaccctgccaccacgCCCTGCCACCACGCCCTGCCACCACGCCCTGCCACTTCGCCCTGCCACCACGCCCTGCCACCACGCCCTGCCACCACGCCCTGCcactacaccctgccaccacaccctaccaccacgcCCTGTCACCACGCCCTGCCACCACgccctgccaccacaccctgccactaCGCCCTGCTACCACACCCTGCCACTACGCCCTGCcactacaccctgccaccacaccctgccaccacgCCCTGCCACAACGCCCTGTCACCACGCCCTGCCAACACgccctaccaccacaccctgtCACTACAGCCCTGTCACCACGCCCTGTCCCCACGCTCTGCCACCACACCCTTCcactacaccctgccaccacaCGTTGTCACCACGCCCTGCCACTACACCCTGCtaccacaccctaccaccacgccctgtcaccatgccctgccaccacgccctgccaccacaccctgcctcTACGCCCTGCCACTACGCCCTGCCACCACGCCCTGTCCCCACGCTCTGCCACCACACCCTTCCACTACACCCTGCCACAACACCCTACCACCACACCTTCTCACCACACCCTTCcactacaccctgccaccacaCGTTGTCACCACGCCCTGCCACCACACCTTACCACTATGCCCTGTCACCACACCCTGCCACTACATCCTGCcaccacaccctaccaccacacccagtCACCACGCCCTCCCACCACGCCCTGCCACTACGCCCTGCCACCACGCCCTGCCACAAAGCCCTGTCACCACGCACTGCCAACACgccctaccaccacaccctctcactACGCCCTGCCACAACGCCCTGCCACCACGCCCGGCCAACCACACCCTGCCACTACGCCCTGCCTCCACACCCTGCCACTTCGCCCTGTCACCACGCCCTGCCACCACGCTCTGCCAGCACGCCCTGCCACTACACGCTGCcaccacaccctaccaccacgcCCTGTCACCACGCCCTGCCACCACgccctgccaccacaccctgccactacgccctgccaccacaccctgccactacgccctgccaccacaccctgccaccacgCCCTGCCACAACGCCCTGTCACCACGCCCTGCCAACACgccctaccaccacaccctgtCACTACAGCCCTGTCACCACGCCCTTTTCCCACGCTCTGCCACCACACCCTGTCACCACgccctgccaccacaccctgccaccacaccctgcctcCACGCCCTGCCACCACACGTTGTCACCACGCCCTCCCACCACGCCCTGCAACTGCgccctgccaccacaccctgccactaCGCCCTGCCAACACGCCCTGCCACAACgccctgccaccacaccctgccaccacaccctgccaccacgccctgccaccacaccctgccaccacgCCCTGCCAACACACCCTGCCACCACGCCCTGCCACTACGCCCTGACAACACACCCTGCCACCACGCCCTGCCACCACGCCCTGCCAACACACCCTGCCACCACGCCCTGCCAACACACCCTGCCACCACGCCCTGCCACCACGCCCTGCCAACACACCCTGCCACTACGCCCAGTCACCACGCCCTACCAACACACCCTGCCACCACGCCCTGCCAACACACCCTGCAACCACgccctgccaccacaccctgccaccacgCCCTGCCAACACACCCTGTCACCACgccctgccaccacaccctgcctcCACGCCCTGCCACCACGTCCTGCCAACACACCCAGTGTATACCACCTCCCTCTCGAGTTGGAAGTGGCAGGGCACTCTCTAGGCACCCATTGCGACCACCCTACTCGTTCCCCGTAAACAATTCTGTATTATATATGAGAATTTAAAATAtactttttgcttttatatatgaCAATAATTTAAGACGCTAGTGAGGGTTTCAaaaatattttgtgtgtgtgttttacaaaCTGTTTATTTGTTATCATATAACAAAAAAAAGATTGAAGAGTGTGAAAAAAGTGAGATTAGTGCCATTAATCAAAGAACTAAATCAGAGACAGCCAAATATAGGTCATTTTAGAGTTTAGAAAAAATAGATTTATGTTCATGCTTGCTAATTCGTGGGCGATATTTTCTTATGAAGGTAAGTTGACCACTGAACGCTTCCGTTGTGAGGGAAGGTCCTTCCTGTTCCAGCACAATATTCCTGTTTTTGTTGTTGGGTTTATGATAgatccttgttgttgttgttgttgttgttgttgttacttgtgAGAGTTCCTGCTTCCCTCTCCTCAAGTTGTTGTTGCTTGCAATAGTTCCTGCTTCCCTCTCCTCAAGTTGTTGTTGCTTGCAAGAGTTCCTGCTTCCCTCTCCTCAAGTTGTTGTTGCTTGCAAGATTTCCTGCTTCACTCTCCTCAAGGTGCTGATGCCTGTAAGAGTTCCTGCTTCACTCTCCTCATGGTGCTGATGCTTGTGAGAGTTCCTGCCTAACTCTCCTCAAGGTGCTGATGCTTGTGAGAGTTCCTGCTTCACTCTCCTCAAGGTGCTGATGCTTGTGAGAGTTCCTGCTTCACTCTCCTCAAGGTGCTGATGCTTGTGAGAGTTCCTGCTTCACTCTCCTCATGGTGCTGATGCTTGTGAGAgttcctgcctcactctcctcaaGGTGCTGATGCTTGTGAGAGTTCCTGCTTCACTCTCCTCAAGGTGCTGATGCCTGTAAGAGTTCCTGCTTCACTCTCCTCACGGTGCTGATGCCTGTGAGAGTTCCTGCTTCACTCTCCTCATGGTGCTGATGCTTGTGAGAGTTCCTGCTTCACTCTCCTCAAGGTGCTGATGCCTGTAAGAGTTCCTGCTTCACTCTCCTCATGGAGCTGATGCCTGTAAGAGTTCCTGCTTCACTCTCCTCATGGTCCTTATGCTTGTGAGAGCTCCTGCTTCACTCTCCTCATGGGGCTGATGCTTGTGAGAGCTTCTTCCAAACTCTTTAAAGTATTCGTTGAAGTGTTATTGTTTCATTTATTCTTTAAATGGCACTTGTGTTTTCGTGGCCCCCATTTGCTTAACATATCATAATAACTCACAGACAAGAATTGCTTTTTATTTCCTAATTTCCACTAAGGAAAGATGAATGATATAGCTTCCCGTATAGGAGATATTCCACAAAACAAGAGTGAACAATAATTTCTGCCCCTAAGTCATATAAAACGAATACCGTAAATCTATTTCATAGATATTTATACAGCAGTTGCTCTGCTATATAGCAACTGTGCTATTTACGAAGCTATTTACTAATCTAGCAGAATTATTTTAGCTGTAATGATGTCTAGCCATTGTAAGAATCTTCAGTCTCTATACTCGGTTGTGCTTGGTACAATTATGCAGGATTGTATTAATTAACTCTttcagttcaatccccgaccgtcgaagtggttgggcaccattccttctcccctgtcccatcccaaatccttatcctgaccccttccaagtgctaattAATCgtactggcttggcgctttctcctgatagttacccCCTTTTCCTCCCTTCAGCGCATAATTATTTTTGAATTGTAATTCAAAAGATCTTCATGACTATttttgtaaataataaataatagatCTGCAGCATTTTCCATAACATTCCTTGACACTTTTATTTGATGATGGAAATAACAAAGGTTACTAATAATAGTATGTCTATAAATACACACTGTTAAGCTTTAAAACAATGCATTTACTGCACATAACTCAAAATATGAAAACCCATTTATTTCACTATAAATATTTACTCATCAAATTTAAAATGTCAGGTACGTATAATACTGTGTTTCAATAATTACTTTTATCTCTTTTTAATTCTGaacaaaatataattatttatacattttatttatatagaaaacATTATTATAGCGATAATTATAGCtataataattttataataatataatagctATTATAATCATTATTATAGCTATTTTCTGAATGTTATACTTTGTGCTATGTGAAAGAGGTTATTGTGGGCTGTAAACGTTATATTGTGTTCTTCCTCTTTATAACTATAAAATATATATCCCTCTGTTCTTCCTATCCACATTAACAATTTTGTAGTCATAAAACctcgtatattttattattaatttcctACAATGCGCTTCAGTACTGAACAAATAATGATCATGAAATCCACATTATTATTTCTTATCATAAAATTAAACCCTTGATGGTTTCTTTAATCAAATTAATAAATGCAACTTTAATAATAccataataatgtatatatataaagtgtaatATTTCATGTCATTGGTTTGCGTGATACAATACATTTAATAAattcaataaatacaataaatacaataaattataCCGAGTAGTTATACCGAGTTATAGGAAGGAATTAGAGGATAAATTTTGGAATTGTCGCCGTTAGATGGCAGCACGTGCTGGGATGGCAGCACGTGCTGGGATGGCAGCACGTGCTGGGATGGCAGCACGTGCTGGGATGGCAGTGGTACTGGGATGGCCGCACGTACTGGGATGGCAGCACGTAATGGGATGTCAGCACGTCCTGGGATGGCAGCACGTACTGGGATGGCAGCACGTACTGGGATGGCAGCACGTACTGGGATGGCAGTGGTACTGGCATGCCAGCACGTACTGGGATGGCAGCACGTACAGGGATGGCAGCACGTCCTGGGATGGCAGTACGTACTGGGATGGCAGCACGTACTGGGATGTCAGCACGTCCTGGGATGGCAGCACGTAATGGGATGTCAGCACGTCCTGGGATGGCAGCACGTACTGGGATGGCAGCACGTACTGGGATGGCAGCACGTACTGGGATGTCAGCACGTCCTGGGATGGCAGCACGTACTGGGATGACAGCACGTACTGAGATTTCAGCTCGTACCGGGATGGCAGCACATACTGGGGTGGCAGCACGTCCTGGGATGGCAGTGGTACTGGGATGGCCGCATGTACTTGGATGGCAGCACGTACTGGGATGGCAGTGGTACTGGCATGCCAGCACGTGCTGGGATGGCAGCACGTACAGGGATGGCAGCACGTCCTGGGATGGCAGTACGTACTGGGATGGCAGCACGTACTGGGATGTCAGCACGTCCTGGGATGGCAGCACGTACTGGGATGACAGCACGTACCGGGATGGCAGCACGTACTGGGATGACAGCACGTCCTGGGATGGCAGCACGTCCTGGGATGGCAGCACGTACTGGGATGACAGCACGTACCGGGATGGCAGCACGTACTGGGATGACAGCACGTCCTGGGATGGCAGCACGTACTGGGACGACAGCACGTCCTGGGATGGCAGCACGTACTGAGATTTCAGCTCGTACCGGGATGGCAGCACGTACTGGGATGGCAGCACGTACTGGGAtggcagcacataatgggatggcAGCACATACTGGGATGGCAGCACATACTGGGATGGCAGCACGTACTGGGATGGCAGCACGTACTGGGATGGCAGCACGTACTGGGATGACAGCACGTCCTGGGATGGCAGCACGTACTGAGATTTCAGCTCGTACCGGGATGACAGCACGTCCTGGGATGGCAGCACGTACTGAGATTTCAGCTCGTACCGGGATGGCAGCACGTACTGGGATGGCAGCACGTACTGGGATGGCAGCACGTACTGGGATGGCAGCACGTACTGGGATGGCAGCACATACTGGGATGGCAGCACATACTGGGAAGGCAGCACGTCCTGGGATGGCAGCACGTCCTGGGATGGCAGCACGTACTGGGATGGCAGCACGTCCTGGGATGGCAGCACGTCCTGGGATGGCAGCACGTCCTGGGATGGCAGCACGTAATGGGATGTCAGCACGTCCTGGGATGTCAGCACGTCCTGGGATAGCAGCACGTACTGGGATGGCAGCACGTCCTGGGATGGCAGCACATCCTGGGATGGCAGCACGTAATGGGATGTCAGCACGTCCTGGGATGGCAGCACGTACTGGGATGGCAGCACGTACTGGGATGGCAGCTCGTACTGGGATGGCAGCACGTACTGGGATGGCAGCACGTACTGGGATGGCAGCACGTACTGGGATGGCAGCTCGTACTGGGATGGCAGCACGTACTGGGATGGCAGCACGTACTGGGATGGCAGCACGTCCTGGGATGGCAGCACGTCCTGGGATGGAAGCACGTAATGGGATGTCAGCACGTCCTGGGATGGCAGCACGTACTGGGATTGCAACACGTACTGGGATGGCAGCACGAACTGGGATGGCAGCACGTCCTCGGATAGAAGCACGTACCGGGATGGCAGCACGTACTGGGATGGCAACACGTACTTGGATGGCATTATTAATGCCATCCATGATGAAATGCCaatttgatgaaattaataccctattaatgtcacctcttgttctgtcttgtgttgatgaaattaataccctattaatgccacctctagttctgtcttgtgttgattaatgccatatatatatatatatatatatatatatatatatatatatatatatatatatatatatatatatatatatatatatatatatatatattagtatattttggtagcagtctttcctgtagacatatattattaaatatgaccgaaaaagtaagattaataattctaacacgaatttctcaatctttcgtacatttcttttcactgttagaggtaattcaaaaatcaattctccaaaattcatttttatttctagtctgacgcgacacttgagcgcgtttcgtaaaacttattacattttcaaagactttagttaacacatacacaactgaaaagaacttactgaatagaatagaacatctccgattttcTGGGCTAAaaatgggtatctggctaatgattggccgaagtgggtttccaggccaatcattagccagatacccacagccacgtacagactggcgaagcgactcaacggcctgctggctccttatgtcccttgcgccttcagcctgaagtctccaaaggaatttgttgacttactgcgaggcacacgggccacagggataagagcctcgttggacgtagaatcactgttcaccaacgtacctgtggacgagacaatcgggatgatagccgacagagtgtatcgtgatccagcctgtactcctcttgacataccagaaaatattctaaggaaactactccaagcttgtactaaagaggcacccttcttgaccccggatgggcacatgtataagcaagtagatggggtcgccatgggttctcccctaggtgtcctgtttgcaaacttctacatgggtaccatcgagcaaaaagtcctagtcgacatgaacttgaaaccggccatatactgcaggtatgttgacgacatttttacacaggtacctgatgtcagacatatgcaggagctgaaggaggcgtttgagcagagttccgtgctgcgtttcacttacgagatggaaaaggatgggaagctgccctttctagatgtaacagtcatggaaaagagcggaggtttccacactgcagtctacactaaggaaacgaacataggaatgtgcctaaatgccaacagcgactgcccagacaggtacaaaaggagtgttgttaacgcatatgtcgaccgtgctctcagccacagctcagaatggaagcaagtcgatgaagaactctgtagggtaaggcaggtcctagtcaacaacggcttctccaatggtttcgtcgaagacatcataagaaggaaagtgaaacgccatgcaccctctgaagagacaactaacacaaaacctataccccctattagactattttacaggaacttcttttccacagctcataaaacggaggaaagggtcctgaaagatattgttaatagaaacgttatccctacagacaaaaatcagaggatacaactgacgatttactataaaaccagaaaaacggccagcctactcatgagaaactctccagacacaaagcagaacgctttaaaagagaccaacgtcgtctatgcctttaaatgccctcttggggactgtaagctccaaaaaacccagtatataggcaagacaacaacatctctttctaggcgtttaacgatgcataagcaacagggctccattaaggaacatataatctcttcccacaaccaaaccatcgccagagaaatcctagtaaacaacacagaaatcatcgatagatacagcgatagcaggcggcttgacgtttgcgaggcactacacattaaaacgtcaacaccagcaatcaacagccaattaatgcacaactatattctacccacctcaagactccgctccaatatagaagcatcaagaaatatggaccaataggctttctacaatcacttccattcaatacccattgtttcgtgttctgtcttgtgttgatgaaattaataccctattaatgccacctcaccccatccacctcactcaaatgtagatataaacaaatcgaagatgtgtaagttctattcagttgtgtatgtaaagtctttgaaaatgtaataagttttacgaaacgcgctcaagtgtcgcgtcagactagaaataaaaatgaattttggagaattgatttttaattaccaccaacagtgaaaagaaatgtacgaaagatagagaaaattcgtgttagaattattaatcttactttttcggtcatatttaataatatatgtctacaggaaagactgctaccaaaatatattaatatatatatatatatatatatatatatatatatatatatatatatatatatatatatatatatatatatgtcgtacctagtagccagaacgcacttctcggcctactatgcaaggcccgatttgcctaataagccaagttttcctgaattattatattttctcaattttttttcttatgagatgataaagctacccatttcattatgtatgaggtcaatatttttttattggagttaaaattaaagtagatatatgaccaaacctaaccaaccctacctaacctaacctaacctatctttataggttaggttaggttaggtagccgaaaaccttaggttaggttaggttaggtaggttaggtagtcgaaaaaacattaattcatgaaaactaggcttattaggcaaatcgggccttgcatagtaggctgagaagtgagttctggctactaggtacgacatatatatatatatatatatatatatatatatatatatatgtcgtacctaatagccagaactcacttctcagcctactatgcaaggcccaatttgcctaataagccaagttttactgaattaatatattttctctaatttttttttttatgaaatgataaagctacccatttcattatgtatgaggtcaatttttttttattggaggtaaaattaacgtagatatatgaccgaacctaaccaaccctacctaacctaatctaacctatctttataggttaggttaggttaggtagccgaaaacgttaggttaggttaggttaggtaggttaggtagtcgaaaaaacattaattcacgaaaactaggcttattaggcaaatcacgccttgcatagtaggctgagaagtgagttctggctactaggtacgacatatatatatatatatatatatatatatatatatatatatatatatatatatatatatatttatatatatatatatatatatatatatatatatatatatatatatatatatatatatatatatatatatatatatatatatgtcgtacctagtagccagaactcacttctatgcctactatgcaaggccagatttgcttaataagccaagttttcatgaattaattgtttttcgtctacctaacctacctaacctgacctaacctaactttctcggctacctaaccaaacctaacctataaagataggttaggttaggttaggtagggttggttaggttcggtcatatatctacgttaattttaactccaataaaaaaaaattgacctcattcgtaatgtaatgggtagctttatcatttcataagaaaaaagttagagaaaatatattaattcaggaaaacttggcttattaggcaaatcgggccttgcatagtaggccgagaagtgcattctggctattaggtacgacatatatatatatatatatatatatatatttatatatatatatatatatatatatatatatatatatatatatatatatatatatatatatatatatatatatatatctatatatatatatatatatatataaatatatatgttgttgaatatgaccgaaagagtaagaataataattctaacacgaatcttctcaatttttcttacgtttttcttcactgtcgaggga
Coding sequences:
- the LOC138354769 gene encoding uncharacterized protein; protein product: MPSKYVLPSQYVLPSRYVLLSEDVLPSQFVLPSQYVLQSQYVLPSQDVLTSHYVLPSQDVLPSQDVLPSQYVLPSQYVLPSQYELPSQYVLPSQYVLPSQYVLPSQYELPSQYVLPSQYVLPSQDVLTSHYVLPSQDVLPSQDVLPSQYVLLSQDVLTSQDVLTSHYVLPSQDVLPSQDVLPSQDVLPSQYVLPSQDVLPSQDVLPSQYVLPSQYVLPSQYVLPSQYVLPSQYVLPSQYVLPSRYELKSQYVLPSQDVLSSRYELKSQYVLPSQDVLSSQYVLPSQYVLPSQYVLPSQYVLPSQYVLPSHYVLPSQYVLPSQYVLPSRYELKSQYVLPSQDVLSSQYVLPSQDVLSSQYVLPSRYVLSSQYVLPSQDVLPSQDVLSSQYVLPSRYVLSSQYVLPSQDVLTSQYVLPSQYVLPSQDVLPSLYVLPSQHVLACQYHCHPSTCCHPSTCGHPSTTAIPGRAATPVCAAIPVRAEISVRAVIPVRAAIPGRADIPVRAAIPVRAAIPVRAAIPGRADIPLRAAIPGRADIPVRAAIPVRTAIPGRAAIPVRAAIPVRAGMPVPLPSQYVLPSQYVLPSQYVLPSQDVLTSHYVLPSQYVRPSQYHCHPSTCCHPSTCCHPSTCCHPSTCCHLTATIPKFIL